The sequence GGTTCGCAAACACTCGACTTTGCGGTGTGGGATACGCAGAAGCCTCTAAAAGGGTTCGTGAACCCAGCCAGTTATGAGAACGAGCCGTGGAAGCTCTACACCGCCGACCCGCTCGACTACTACACCCCGGAGCTTAAAGCCCTGATGCTGGCCAAATACGCCCGTACGGCTCCGCCCATCAGCGGCCAAATAGATTACGATATAGACGGCAAGCTGCGCGGCAGCTGGTTCGAGGAGGGCAAGACGCAGAAAGACATGCACGATTGGACTATAGAGGTATCGTTCTCCCCCGACCATTACGACCCGAGCCATTTTATGATTTCTATGGGGCTGTACGATAAGGACGCCAAGCAGTTTTATGCCAGAGGTAACGCTCCCGATCCGGCCACCGTCAGCCCGGCTAGCGGCCTAGTAAAGTACGAGCTTGTACAGGGCCGTTATGTTCTGCCCGATGGCAGCCAGTGGAGCCAGATGACGCTGGCCAAGGGTGCGCGCGTGCAGCTGCAGTCGCATGCGGCCGGTGTGGTGTTAGTGCAGATGTTAGAGGGGCGCAAGCTGAAGTTTGAGGCCTTCCCGGGTAAAACTGCAGCACAAGTCAGCGCCTTTACCCCTGCCGCCAAGGTTTATACCAGGTAATTGATCTGATAAAATTGGTCTGATAAATAAGAAAAGCCCCCGAAAGAGGGCTTCTCTTTCAGGGGTACGTAGTCGCGCCACAAGGCTTAGTTAAGCGGAGCGGCCTCTCGCATCTTACGGGCCTTATCGGCCTTCAGCGATTCCTTTTCGCATTCGTGGATGCTGGTTAAGAACCCCTCCACGTCGTCTGTTATCCTGCGCTCAATCTCTTCTGGGCTCATCGCTGTCAGCCCGTAGATAGTGCGCATTACCTCTTTAAAGTGTTGGGTGATCTGGGCCAGGCTGTCGCTAACTACCTGCCGGTGGATGTAGTCTTGTCTCCTTGGTATCTCCGGCAGTACATCGCTCACGGTAATTGCCTTGGTCTCTCGCGTAAACAGCAGCCTGCTTTCGCCGAAGTCTATGATGTTCTCTATGGCGCTGCCGCCACAAGAGGCTCTTGCGACCGACTCTACCGCAATCACCATCTCGCAGGCATAATGCCCCTGGATGGTCAGTAGATAAGCGTTAGTGAAATCTACAAAACCCTGGGACATTATTCACCTTTCAAAAGTAGGTTTTTTAGGTGCGAATATCGCCCTACTTTACGATAATATTTACCTGTAGTCAATCTGTAAAATTAGTAATAGACCAATAAGAAAACCCTCCTTGCGGAGGGCTTCCTTATTTTTGTGTTTGTACTTCTACTTTAGCGGTCTTTCATTGGGCGGGCAATGTTTACGGTCAATTTTCTACCGTCAACTTCTGCGCCGTTCAATGCTTCAATCGCTTTGTTAGCGTCTTCTTCGCTGGCTACGTCTACGAAACCGAATCCTTTGGATCGGTTGGTAGCGCGGTCGCGAATAACGTTAACCGACTCTACCGGTACAACTGCTTCAAACGCTTCTTTTAGCTGCTCTTCAGTGGTGTCCCACGAAAGGCTGCCTACAAATAATCTGCTCGACATTGTTTATTCGTTCCTTGCTTTAATGTTTCCTGTAGGACGACCATTCTTTCTTGCCCGTCCTTTAAAGAGAGACACTTAATGCAAGAAACCTACTGCGCACCAGTATACTCCATTTTGCAAGTATGCAATAGCTTAAATTACGCTAACTCATCGCCGAACAGGCTGGCTTGCTCAAGTACTAATTTTGTTGCAATGGCCTGATTGTCTGGCGGGTAGCCAAATTCTCGGAGCAATTTCTTTACTTCAACTCTTAATCTAGCCTGCGCACTCTCTCTTAAGCTCCAATCTACAGATACGTTTTTACGAACACGCTCTACTAAAAGCTTGGCTAGATTGCGCAATTTTTCATCT is a genomic window of Candidatus Dormiibacterota bacterium containing:
- a CDS encoding RNA-binding protein, coding for MSSRLFVGSLSWDTTEEQLKEAFEAVVPVESVNVIRDRATNRSKGFGFVDVASEEDANKAIEALNGAEVDGRKLTVNIARPMKDR